A genomic window from Betta splendens chromosome 17, fBetSpl5.4, whole genome shotgun sequence includes:
- the miga1 gene encoding mitoguardin 1: MTQETLSSSQFSVKTVALRMVDLPLTIYGSLVQVSVSPGTKKLVAATALGAVSLLLLARRFQRRKGRKKALSAQWQQPAGFEFPSTADNDNTSQDITLSLNSKNGCSSGLVRTAGNYRKLSGSLLSLASVKSMNSSTSSTCANESTCWDVSGDADVCSLVNLPITTPENLYLMGMDLFEEALLRWEEALTFRSRQGEDDTSCAFVKTEARDAIAEQSVEDVISAEFIHRLKLLLQRAYRLQEEFEGVLGMSEPSSHSSSQDKMADIWSREELDEACIRDSISIASTDSFVSAAELSEQRELRSVFTMGHHPFYEEALEMAEEGTISCRVLRTEMLECAGDLDFLAKLHCVRQACQLILCERTTQMFLCDTGKKILSSIIVKAQKSPKRFEEVFEEMIWFLENKEHWENTEVELATRGVRHLNFYDIVLDFILMDSFEDLENPPISIQNVINNRWLNSSFKETAVASSCWSVLKQKRRHMKVPDGFIAHFYAVCEQISPVLAWGFLGPKSSLHDLCCFFKDQVLHFLKDVFNLDKVRYCSVDTLAEDMLHLLHGRSELLLAYLGADSLRALSGCSSPQVQLVPRGLLEARVQ; this comes from the exons ATGACACAGGAGACCCTCTCAAGCTCCCAGTTCTCTGTAAAGACTGTTGCCCTGCGCATGGTTGACCTACCGCTTACTATCTATGGATCTTTGGTACAG GTGAGTGTCAGCCCAGGCACCAAGAAGCTGGTGGCCGCCACAGCCCTTGGTGCCGTGTCGCTCCTCTTGCTTGCACGCCGCTTTCAGAGGAGGAAAGGCAGGAAGAAGGCTCTCTCTGCCCAGTGGCAGCAGCCTGCAGGCTTCGAGTTTCCCTCCACAGCCGACAACG ATAACACCAGTCAAGACATCACCCTTTCACTTAATTCAAAAAATGGCTGCTCCTCTGGTCTGGTGCGCACCGCAGGAAACTACAGAAAACTGTCAGGGTCCCTGCTCAGCCTGGCCTCG GTTAAAAGCATGAACTCATCAACCAGCAGCACCTGTGCAAATGAATCCACGTGTTGGGATGTGTCTGGAGACGCTGATGTCTGCAGTCTTGTCAACTTACCCATCACCACACCGGAGAACCTGTACCTAATGG gtATGGATTTATTTGAGGAGGCACTCCTGcggtgggaggaggcgctgacattcaggagcagacagggAGAGGACGATACAAGCTGCGCCTTTGTCAAAACAGAAGCCAGAGACGCAATCGCTGAGCAAAGCGTGGAG GACGTCATCAGCGCAGAGTTCATCCACAGgctgaagttgctgctgcagagagcgtaccgcctccaggaggagttcGAAGGAGTACTGGGAATGTCAGAGCCTtcatcccacagcagcagccagg ATAAAATGGCAGACATCTGgtccagagaggagctggatgaGGCCTGTATCAGAGACAGTATCAGCATCGCCTCTACAGACTCTTTTGTTTCGGCTGCTGAG ctgtCGGAGCAGAGAGAGCTGAGGAGCGTCTTCACTATGGGCCACCACCCTTTCTACGAGGAGGCGCTAGAGATGGCAGAGGAGGGCACGATCTCCTGCAGGGTGCTGCG GACTGAAATGCTGGAGTGTGCTGGGGACCTAGATTTCTTGGCCAAGTTGCACTGTGTGCGCCAAGCATGTCAG CTTATTTTGTGCGAGAGGACGACCCAGATGTTTCTGTGCGACACCGGAAAGAAAATCCTTTCCTCCATTATAGTTAAAGCACAGAAG AGCCCTAAGAGATTTGAGGAAGTGTTTGAAGAGATGATTTGGTTTCTGGAGAACAAGGAGCACTGGGAAAACACAGAGGTTGAGCTGGCTACACGAGGG GTGAGGCACTTGAACTTCTATGACATAGTGCTGGACTTCATCCTGATGGATTCGTTTGAGGACCTGGAGAATCCACCAATCTCCATCCAGAACGTAATAAACAACCGTTGGCTTAACAGCTCCTTTAAGGAAACA GCCGTGGCATCAAGCTGCTGGTCAGTGCTGAAGCAGAAGAGGCGACACATGAAA GTGCCTGATGGCTTCATTGCTCATTTCTATGCGGTGTGTGAGCAGATCAGCCCAGTTCTGGCCTGGGGCTTCCTGGGGCCCAAAAGCTCCTTGCACgacctctgctgcttcttcaaG GACCAGGTGCTGCACTTTCTGAAAGACGTTttcaacctggacaaggtgcgCTACTGCTCAGTGGACACTCTGGCAGAGGAtatgctccacctgctgcacggCCGCTCTGAACTGCTGCTGGCCTACCTGGGAGCCGACTCGTTGAGGGCcctcagcggctgcagctccccACAGGTCCAGCTGGTTCCCAGGGGCCTGCTGGAGGCTCGGGTACAGTGA